From one Nilaparvata lugens isolate BPH chromosome 2, ASM1435652v1, whole genome shotgun sequence genomic stretch:
- the LOC120349885 gene encoding uncharacterized protein LOC120349885 isoform X2, producing MDGDVGGRRSGLLFNLVGNVLGFPVSGARWYGLSLYLMDVVLGLADDVDWFLSAFGGVRRDSSLDILGGRPYPVRERAYI from the exons atggacggtgatgtgggcggtcggcggtccgggctgctcttcaactTGGTGGGCAATGTCCTTGGATTCCcggtgtccggcgcgcggtggtacgggctgtccctctacctgatggatgtcgtcctcggccTGGCGGATGATGTCGACTGGTTCCTCTCGGCGTTCggcggggtgcggcgcgactccagtcttgacattctcg GAGGGCGTCCATATCCAGTGCGGGAGCGGGCATACATCTAA
- the LOC120349885 gene encoding uncharacterized protein LOC120349885 isoform X1, with the protein MDGDVGGRRSGLLFNLVGNVLGFPVSGARWYGLSLYLMDVVLGLADDVDWFLSAFGGVRRDSSLDILGGLVFHTCVMFACLFDFNHLYCILLHMYMFLNADFDADYLRMHIL; encoded by the coding sequence atggacggtgatgtgggcggtcggcggtccgggctgctcttcaactTGGTGGGCAATGTCCTTGGATTCCcggtgtccggcgcgcggtggtacgggctgtccctctacctgatggatgtcgtcctcggccTGGCGGATGATGTCGACTGGTTCCTCTCGGCGTTCggcggggtgcggcgcgactccagtcttgacattctcggcgggttggttttccatacatgtgttatgttcgcttgcttgtttgactttaaccacctttattgtatccttctccacatgtatatgtTTCTTAATGCTGACTTCGACGCTGACTACCTTCGCATGCATATCTTGTGA